In one window of Oncorhynchus gorbuscha isolate QuinsamMale2020 ecotype Even-year linkage group LG23, OgorEven_v1.0, whole genome shotgun sequence DNA:
- the LOC124011341 gene encoding ETS-related transcription factor Elf-2-like isoform X1 codes for MTSVVVADGGGNMVEYVTVMEETEQSEEGEVVQEIVETVIGEDGEEYPAVVVEEVPSAQVEQCYAAQVLVYDDGTYLMQDVGDEQEVVTEVVETVEVSSHGGTMCFDKTFEAAEALLHMDSPSSFHGDRNNTVEDVMMETVVEVSTECEPMEEDSFPIPPDYEPPSAKKKKGGRKSKTQQPQPDTNCAIDLGIRKRPREGKGSTTYLWEFLLDLLQDKNTCPRYIKWMQRDKGIFKLVDSKAVSKLWGKHKNKPDMNYETMGRALRYYYQRGILAKVEGQRLAYQFKDMPKNIRVIDDDGDEEGEEGEGEPSEDHRAVQTLTLDPATSTQTKQSYVTVVPAASGNRTMRLAMPMVMTTTLGQMTLNSSTVFTTQAPITLGNTHASGPKLVIQTLPTMMPSGAKSGEKITIITIPAAQLAQLTQGNLSAQLSGQLAQLIQAKPVTQLIQAKPVTQLVQVKPVTQLIQAKPVTQLIQAKPVTQLVQAKPATLQIMQKPAPPLILAKHVRQPPTSSHLRPPL; via the exons ATGACCTCTGTTGTGGTGGCAGATGGTGGAGGGAATATGGTGGAGTACGTCACTGTCATGGAAGAGACTGAGCAG agtgaggagggggaggtggtgcaggagatagtggagacagtaatcggggaggatggggaggagtatcctgctgtggtggtggaggaggttcCCAGTGCCCAGGTGGAGCAGTGCTACGCTGCCCAGGTGCTGGTCTACGATGACGGGACCTACCTGATGCAGGACGTGGGAGACGAGCAGGAGGTGGTCACAGAGGTggtggagacag TAGAGGTGTCATCACACGGGGGCACCATGTGCTTTGATAAGACCTTCGAAGCGGCCGAGGCCCTTCTTCACATGGACTCCCCTAGCAGTTTCCATGGAGACCGCAACAACACAG TGGAGGACGTGATGATGGAGACGGTGGTGGAGGTGTCTACAGAGTGTGAGCCCATGGAGGAGGACAGCTTCCCTATACCCCCCGACTACGAGCCTCCCTCAGCCAAGAAGAAGAAAG GTGGAAGGAAGTCGAAGACACAACAGCCTCAGCCTGACACCAACTGCGCCATTGACCTGGGGATCAGGAAGAGACCCAGAGAGGGAAAAG GAAGCACCACCTACCTATGGGAGTTCCTGTTGGATCTCCTCCAGGACAAGAACACCTGTCCCAGGTACATCAAGTGGATGCAGCGGGACAAGGGCATCTTCAAACTGGTGGACTCCAAGGCGGTTTCCAAACTGTGGGGCAAACACAAGAACAAACCTGATATGAACTATGAGACCATGGGCAGAGCACTCAG GTATTACTACCAGCGGGGGATCTTAGCAAAGGTGGAGGGTCAGAGACTGGCTTACCAGTTTAAAGACATGCCCAAGAACATCAGGGTGATCGACGATGACGGGGATGAAGAGGGCGAGGAGGGTGAGGGGGAACCCTCTGAGGACCACCGGGCGGTCCAGACCCTGACCCTTGACCCTGCCACCTCCACCCAGACAAAGCAGAGCTACGTCACTGTCGTCCCCGCTGCGTCCGGCAACAG GACCATGCGTTTGGCCATGCCCATGGTCATGACGACGACGCTGGGTCAGATGACCCTCAACTCCTCCACCGTCTTCACCACCCAGGCTCCCATCACCCTGGGCAACACCCACGCCAGCGGGCCCAAGCTGGTGATCCAGACCCTGCCCACCATGATGCCCTCCGGGGCCAAGAGCGGAGAGAagatcaccatcatcaccatcccgGCGGCCCAGCTAGCTCAGCTAACACAGGGCAACCTCTCAGCCCAGCTCTCAGGCCAGCTAGCTCAGCTCATACAGGCCAAACCAGTCACCCAGCTCATACAGGCCAAACCAGTCACCCAGCTCGTGCAGGTCAAACCAGTCACCCAGCTCATACAGGCCAAACCAGTCACCCAGCTCATACAGGCCAAACCAGTCACCCAGCTCGTGCAGGCTAAACCCGCCACGCTCCAGATAATGCAGAAACCAGCCCCTCCGCTCATACTAGCAAAGCATGTGAGACAGCCCCCAACCAGCAGCCACCTGCGGCCTCCCCTGTAG
- the LOC124011341 gene encoding ETS-related transcription factor Elf-2-like isoform X2, producing MTSVVVADGGGNMVEYVTVMEETEQSEEGEVVQEIVETVIGEDGEEYPAVVVEEVPSAQVEQCYAAQVLVYDDGTYLMQDVGDEQEVVTEVVETEVSSHGGTMCFDKTFEAAEALLHMDSPSSFHGDRNNTVEDVMMETVVEVSTECEPMEEDSFPIPPDYEPPSAKKKKGGRKSKTQQPQPDTNCAIDLGIRKRPREGKGSTTYLWEFLLDLLQDKNTCPRYIKWMQRDKGIFKLVDSKAVSKLWGKHKNKPDMNYETMGRALRYYYQRGILAKVEGQRLAYQFKDMPKNIRVIDDDGDEEGEEGEGEPSEDHRAVQTLTLDPATSTQTKQSYVTVVPAASGNRTMRLAMPMVMTTTLGQMTLNSSTVFTTQAPITLGNTHASGPKLVIQTLPTMMPSGAKSGEKITIITIPAAQLAQLTQGNLSAQLSGQLAQLIQAKPVTQLIQAKPVTQLVQVKPVTQLIQAKPVTQLIQAKPVTQLVQAKPATLQIMQKPAPPLILAKHVRQPPTSSHLRPPL from the exons ATGACCTCTGTTGTGGTGGCAGATGGTGGAGGGAATATGGTGGAGTACGTCACTGTCATGGAAGAGACTGAGCAG agtgaggagggggaggtggtgcaggagatagtggagacagtaatcggggaggatggggaggagtatcctgctgtggtggtggaggaggttcCCAGTGCCCAGGTGGAGCAGTGCTACGCTGCCCAGGTGCTGGTCTACGATGACGGGACCTACCTGATGCAGGACGTGGGAGACGAGCAGGAGGTGGTCACAGAGGTggtggagacag AGGTGTCATCACACGGGGGCACCATGTGCTTTGATAAGACCTTCGAAGCGGCCGAGGCCCTTCTTCACATGGACTCCCCTAGCAGTTTCCATGGAGACCGCAACAACACAG TGGAGGACGTGATGATGGAGACGGTGGTGGAGGTGTCTACAGAGTGTGAGCCCATGGAGGAGGACAGCTTCCCTATACCCCCCGACTACGAGCCTCCCTCAGCCAAGAAGAAGAAAG GTGGAAGGAAGTCGAAGACACAACAGCCTCAGCCTGACACCAACTGCGCCATTGACCTGGGGATCAGGAAGAGACCCAGAGAGGGAAAAG GAAGCACCACCTACCTATGGGAGTTCCTGTTGGATCTCCTCCAGGACAAGAACACCTGTCCCAGGTACATCAAGTGGATGCAGCGGGACAAGGGCATCTTCAAACTGGTGGACTCCAAGGCGGTTTCCAAACTGTGGGGCAAACACAAGAACAAACCTGATATGAACTATGAGACCATGGGCAGAGCACTCAG GTATTACTACCAGCGGGGGATCTTAGCAAAGGTGGAGGGTCAGAGACTGGCTTACCAGTTTAAAGACATGCCCAAGAACATCAGGGTGATCGACGATGACGGGGATGAAGAGGGCGAGGAGGGTGAGGGGGAACCCTCTGAGGACCACCGGGCGGTCCAGACCCTGACCCTTGACCCTGCCACCTCCACCCAGACAAAGCAGAGCTACGTCACTGTCGTCCCCGCTGCGTCCGGCAACAG GACCATGCGTTTGGCCATGCCCATGGTCATGACGACGACGCTGGGTCAGATGACCCTCAACTCCTCCACCGTCTTCACCACCCAGGCTCCCATCACCCTGGGCAACACCCACGCCAGCGGGCCCAAGCTGGTGATCCAGACCCTGCCCACCATGATGCCCTCCGGGGCCAAGAGCGGAGAGAagatcaccatcatcaccatcccgGCGGCCCAGCTAGCTCAGCTAACACAGGGCAACCTCTCAGCCCAGCTCTCAGGCCAGCTAGCTCAGCTCATACAGGCCAAACCAGTCACCCAGCTCATACAGGCCAAACCAGTCACCCAGCTCGTGCAGGTCAAACCAGTCACCCAGCTCATACAGGCCAAACCAGTCACCCAGCTCATACAGGCCAAACCAGTCACCCAGCTCGTGCAGGCTAAACCCGCCACGCTCCAGATAATGCAGAAACCAGCCCCTCCGCTCATACTAGCAAAGCATGTGAGACAGCCCCCAACCAGCAGCCACCTGCGGCCTCCCCTGTAG